A genome region from Bdellovibrionota bacterium includes the following:
- a CDS encoding response regulator, which produces MLTKDNQKVDVLIVDDREDGLMALEAALCIPHINLVKAQSGEEALSYLDKYNFGVLLLDVQMPEMDGFELAEKIRKKEKYKFTPIIFVTAINKDDRYVYKGYELGAVDYIFKPFDAQVLNSKVSIFVELYLKSSQLEKQAEKIRESERKERYQKLAELEIESLKRYRNLANSIPHIIWKARDDGIFNYFNQVWIDYTGLSQDQSVGLGWQSAMYPDDLNQFLKNLILSMNSGEGFEIECRLRRHDGQYRWHWLKASPELQGNFVTAWIGTCTDIHDRKLAETKLIEAEQLAVSASVAKTSFLANMSHEIRTPMNAILGFSELMLNPDQDEEERRHCINTVHKCGRQLLGLIDEILDISKIEAGRMEVEKIDFNLGTLLKDLSALMKVQAESKNLKLEFEFLSKIPEFINTDPTRLRQILVNVIGNAIKFTQVGEVRIKMAWKNEKNNLGSLEIFVSDTGVGIDSEHKNKLFKPFVQADNSTTRVFGGTGLGLFLSRKLARALNGDLTFEEKGGNRKSLGSTFLLKVNTENIKDVKFIQSLPKDQMETKKSTFQSTESQLEGLKILLVEDSEDNQDIITYFLTHAGAHVDIAENGVEGVQKTLEGDYNIVLMDIQMPKMDGYQATSELRNKGYMGPIIALTAHALKEERDRCLKAGYTEHMTKPVNRVTLISEIARFASKSRHLVS; this is translated from the coding sequence ATGTTAACTAAAGACAATCAAAAAGTAGATGTTCTCATAGTTGATGATAGAGAAGATGGACTTATGGCTCTCGAGGCAGCGCTATGCATTCCACATATCAATCTTGTGAAAGCTCAATCTGGAGAAGAGGCTCTAAGTTATTTGGATAAGTATAACTTTGGAGTTCTGCTCTTGGATGTTCAGATGCCAGAGATGGATGGTTTTGAGTTAGCCGAAAAAATTCGTAAAAAAGAAAAATACAAATTTACGCCGATTATTTTTGTCACAGCAATCAATAAAGACGATCGTTATGTTTATAAGGGTTATGAACTGGGAGCTGTAGATTACATTTTTAAGCCTTTTGATGCTCAAGTTTTGAATTCTAAGGTGAGTATATTTGTTGAGCTTTATCTCAAATCCTCACAATTAGAAAAACAAGCGGAAAAAATTCGGGAAAGTGAAAGAAAAGAAAGATATCAAAAGCTAGCGGAGTTGGAGATTGAAAGTCTAAAGCGCTACAGAAATTTGGCTAACTCAATCCCTCATATTATTTGGAAAGCGCGTGATGATGGTATTTTCAATTATTTCAATCAAGTTTGGATTGATTACACCGGTCTTTCTCAGGATCAGAGTGTAGGGCTAGGTTGGCAATCTGCCATGTATCCGGATGACCTCAATCAATTTTTAAAAAATTTAATTTTATCCATGAACTCAGGCGAAGGCTTTGAAATCGAATGCAGATTGCGTCGACATGACGGGCAGTACCGATGGCATTGGTTAAAGGCATCGCCAGAACTTCAAGGAAACTTTGTGACGGCGTGGATTGGTACATGCACGGACATTCATGATAGAAAGTTGGCAGAAACGAAATTAATTGAAGCTGAACAGTTGGCAGTATCAGCAAGTGTTGCAAAAACCAGTTTTTTAGCGAATATGAGTCACGAAATAAGAACACCCATGAATGCTATTCTTGGGTTTTCGGAACTTATGCTCAATCCCGATCAAGATGAAGAAGAGAGGCGTCACTGCATTAACACAGTTCATAAGTGTGGAAGACAGCTTTTGGGATTGATTGACGAAATCTTAGATATTTCAAAAATTGAAGCTGGTCGTATGGAAGTCGAAAAAATAGATTTTAATTTAGGAACTCTCCTAAAAGATTTATCTGCACTTATGAAGGTTCAAGCAGAAAGTAAAAATTTGAAATTGGAATTTGAATTCTTATCTAAAATTCCTGAATTTATAAATACAGATCCTACGCGTTTAAGACAAATTCTTGTGAATGTGATCGGAAATGCTATCAAATTTACTCAAGTCGGTGAGGTCCGTATAAAAATGGCTTGGAAAAATGAAAAAAATAATCTAGGTTCTCTAGAAATATTTGTTTCGGATACTGGTGTTGGAATTGATAGTGAACATAAAAATAAATTATTTAAACCATTTGTTCAGGCAGATAATTCAACTACGAGAGTTTTCGGTGGTACTGGTTTAGGTCTTTTTTTATCTAGAAAGTTAGCTAGAGCTTTGAATGGTGATTTAACTTTCGAAGAAAAAGGTGGTAACCGTAAATCTCTAGGGTCCACATTTTTGCTTAAGGTAAACACTGAAAATATAAAAGATGTGAAATTTATCCAAAGTCTCCCAAAGGATCAGATGGAAACTAAAAAATCTACTTTTCAAAGTACAGAAAGCCAGCTGGAAGGACTTAAAATTCTTTTAGTTGAAGATTCAGAAGACAACCAAGATATAATTACATATTTCTTAACCCATGCAGGTGCTCATGTTGATATTGCCGAAAATGGAGTTGAGGGTGTTCAAAAAACCCTAGAGGGTGATTACAATATTGTTCTTATGGATATCCAAATGCCTAAAATGGATGGCTATCAAGCAACTAGCGAGCTTAGAAACAAAGGATATATGGGGCCCATCATTGCTTTGACGGCCCATGCTCTAAAAGAAGAAAGAGATCGTTGTCTAAAAGCAGGTTATACCGAGCATATGACAAAGCCTGTGAATAGAGTGACGTTGATTTCAGAAATTGCACGATTCGCATCAAAAAGTAGACATCTAGTCTCTTAA
- a CDS encoding hemerythrin domain-containing protein, with amino-acid sequence MKHELISEMKVDHKKLKELYKKGLKKTTSLEDKLEIFESLAPLVKAHAKSEEAVLYAPTCGMDETKHEALEGFEEHGLVELLLEEMKSEGNNDRWEAKFTVVCELLDHHIEEEEQEYFSKIKNIFSHEERIEMGKEYREMFSRLIDAQKNILEPEEFEHLRNH; translated from the coding sequence ATGAAGCATGAACTTATATCTGAGATGAAAGTGGACCATAAAAAATTAAAAGAACTTTACAAAAAAGGCCTTAAAAAAACTACAAGCTTGGAAGATAAATTAGAAATTTTTGAATCCTTAGCGCCGCTGGTAAAAGCTCATGCAAAAAGCGAGGAGGCTGTTCTATATGCACCAACTTGTGGTATGGATGAGACTAAGCACGAAGCTTTGGAAGGTTTTGAAGAGCACGGGCTGGTTGAGCTCTTGCTTGAGGAGATGAAGTCCGAAGGAAATAATGACAGATGGGAAGCGAAATTCACAGTGGTTTGTGAGCTTCTGGATCATCATATTGAAGAGGAAGAGCAAGAGTATTTTTCAAAAATTAAAAATATTTTTTCTCACGAAGAAAGAATTGAAATGGGAAAAGAATATAGAGAAATGTTCAGTCGCCTCATAGATGCCCAAAAAAATATTCTAGAACCAGAAGAATTTGAGCATTTGAGAAATCATTAA
- a CDS encoding GAF domain-containing sensor histidine kinase, with protein MVSESSSKILVDTATRLTSASTIEAITQIVTETARKLVGSDGATFVLKENDLCYYVDEDAISTLWKGKKFPMSSCISGWSMINKKSVIITDIYKDDRIPHDAYKPTFVKSLCMVLIRKDSPIGAIGNYWKKITHPSFEEVELLQILADLVSNSIENLELRNSVKDKVMQNENLKSKYQDLEAYIHSLAHDLKSPLTSLTGLSDLMLVSLGEKNYDKTKCYAESLKDCTRNLGLQVEKILGLYRASRENIQPKTIDFRGMVQDIIDSLMIQYPSKEVSLEIEKDLQALADPILLRIVMENLINNSFKFSQHGNTLKIKMGKSESEGNFSTFYVKDNGVGLDAADAGKLFKPLSRLHDEKAYPGLGLGLYSVSKIIELHGGKVKADGKVKEGSTFYFSLPTG; from the coding sequence ATGGTTAGCGAATCTTCTTCCAAAATTCTTGTAGATACAGCGACTCGTCTCACGAGTGCTTCGACCATTGAAGCGATCACGCAGATTGTGACCGAGACAGCGAGAAAGCTTGTCGGCTCTGACGGTGCAACCTTTGTTTTAAAAGAAAATGATCTCTGCTATTACGTTGACGAAGACGCGATCTCTACTCTCTGGAAAGGCAAAAAATTTCCCATGAGTTCTTGTATCAGTGGATGGTCAATGATCAATAAGAAATCTGTGATCATCACCGATATTTATAAAGATGACCGCATTCCTCATGATGCTTATAAGCCAACATTTGTAAAAAGTCTTTGCATGGTTCTAATTAGAAAAGATTCTCCTATTGGAGCCATTGGGAATTATTGGAAAAAAATAACTCATCCTTCATTTGAGGAAGTTGAGCTTCTTCAAATCTTAGCAGATCTCGTATCGAATTCTATTGAGAATTTAGAATTAAGAAATTCAGTTAAAGACAAGGTGATGCAGAATGAAAATCTCAAAAGCAAATATCAGGATCTCGAAGCTTATATTCACTCTCTTGCCCATGATCTTAAAAGCCCCTTAACTTCATTGACAGGACTTTCAGATCTTATGTTGGTGAGCTTAGGTGAAAAAAATTATGACAAAACAAAATGCTACGCAGAATCACTAAAGGATTGTACAAGAAATTTAGGGCTTCAAGTGGAAAAGATCCTAGGTCTTTATCGTGCATCTCGTGAAAATATTCAGCCCAAAACTATCGATTTTAGAGGCATGGTCCAGGACATTATAGATTCTTTAATGATTCAGTATCCTTCTAAGGAAGTTTCTTTAGAAATCGAAAAAGACCTTCAAGCCTTGGCCGACCCAATCCTCCTTAGAATAGTTATGGAGAATTTAATTAATAATTCTTTTAAATTTTCACAGCATGGAAATACTTTAAAAATAAAAATGGGAAAATCTGAGAGTGAAGGAAATTTCTCTACATTCTATGTCAAAGACAACGGCGTGGGATTAGATGCAGCAGACGCAGGAAAACTATTCAAACCTTTAAGCCGCCTCCACGACGAAAAAGCTTATCCAGGATTAGGATTAGGACTTTATTCTGTGAGTAAGATCATTGAACTTCATGGCGGTAAAGTCAAAGCCGATGGAAAAGTTAAAGAAGGTTCAACATTCTACTTTAGCCTTCCAACTGGATGA
- a CDS encoding YoaK family protein encodes MLFGNESISHYNRSNIGIWMSMAFQAGILNMGGFMACHRFVSHVTGFATFFGYEANQIESDHAIGMLAVPLFFLFGAMLSGLLVDLRLKLHKKPKYYITFGLIFLLTIIVFLGGILSYFGAFGEPLIYSRDYTLLALLCLICGIQNGTITTVSKSVVRTTHLTGITTDLGIGIIRYFNRDKYDYNIDDSKANLMRVGIICFFLLGSVVAGFVFTHFQYWGFLIPVITSGLLFWLMLYFQVYKPYATKK; translated from the coding sequence GTGCTTTTTGGAAATGAATCCATCTCCCATTACAATCGCAGCAACATTGGCATCTGGATGTCTATGGCTTTTCAAGCTGGTATTTTAAATATGGGTGGATTTATGGCTTGCCATAGATTCGTTTCTCACGTTACAGGATTTGCTACTTTTTTTGGCTATGAGGCCAATCAAATTGAAAGCGATCACGCCATTGGAATGTTAGCCGTTCCACTCTTTTTTCTGTTCGGCGCCATGCTCAGCGGACTCCTCGTAGACCTAAGACTAAAGCTCCATAAAAAACCGAAATACTACATTACATTTGGACTGATTTTTTTACTCACCATCATTGTTTTTTTAGGCGGAATTCTAAGTTATTTTGGAGCCTTCGGAGAACCTTTAATTTACTCAAGAGATTATACACTTCTTGCCCTTTTATGTTTAATTTGTGGAATTCAAAACGGAACCATCACAACAGTATCAAAATCTGTAGTGAGAACAACGCATCTCACAGGCATCACAACAGATCTGGGAATCGGAATCATTCGTTACTTCAATCGTGATAAATATGATTATAACATTGATGACAGCAAGGCAAACCTCATGAGAGTTGGGATCATTTGCTTTTTCTTATTAGGCTCCGTTGTCGCAGGATTTGTCTTCACTCATTTTCAGTACTGGGGATTTTTGATTCCTGTTATTACTTCCGGACTATTATTCTGGCTGATGCTTTATTTCCAAGTATATAAACCTTACGCCACCAAAAAATAA